The DNA region AGAAGCCGGCGGCTGCAGCGGCCAAGAAAGCGGCCAAGAGCCCCAAGAAAGCCGCCAAGGCCGGGCGCCCCAAGAAGGCGGCCAAGAGCCCGGCCAAGGCAAAGGCCGTGAAGCCCAAAGCGGCCAAGCCCAAGGCAGCCAAACCCAAAGCGGCCAAGGCGAAGAAGGCGGCGCCCAAAAAGAAGTAAGGTGCCTGAGAGAAATTGAGTCTGCTCATCTAAATAAACCCAAAGGCTCTTTTAAGAGCCACCCACTTAATCTCAAAAAGAGCTGAAACACTATGGTGCTACATCAACAGCCCCGAATCAGTCACAGATTTCGGTGGGAGTTCACAGGGCGTTAATAAAGTTCAGATTTTGGGTACGAGTGCGCTCCTCAGCGCCTGCGTGGGAGATTGGGCTCCCTTTGCAAGGCAGCGTGTCCCTGGGTGCGTTTGGGAACGCTGCGATAACAGCTGTGCCCGCCCCGCCCCTGCCCATTGACCGGCGCCGCCCGGAGCCGAGGGAGGTGGTGTCGGCGGAGCGGCGAGCGCCCTTTGCTCCGGTGCCCGGGGCCGTTTGAAAGTGCCGCCCTGGGCCGCGATTGGGCCCGCGCCGCCTTCCCGCCGCTCCGCCCTCCGGGGCCCGACCCCCCCGCGGCCCCAGCCCGGCCGGACGGTGACGCGCGGAGCCGCGCATcggccctccctccctccctccctccctcccctccctccctccctccctccctccctccctccctccctccctccctccctccctccctccctccctccctccctccctccctccttccctccctccctccctcccttccctcctccctcccctcccttcctccctccctcctcccttccctccctccctccctccttccctccctccctccctccctcccttccctccctccctccctccctccgaGCCGGGGGGCTGGGTAAGGCGGGCCGGGGATCAGAGCACGGACGGGAACGTGCGGGCCGTGCCACGGCCCCGTCCGGCGGCAGCTGCAGCGGGGCCCCGGTGCCGCGGCGGGGCAGGAAGGGCTGCGCCCCACGCTCCGGTTCTCCCCGGCTCCCTCTAAATCCTGCAGTAAATCACTGAGAGCCCTTTTCTCGGCAGTTATCTCCTGCGTGACTCTGGGGCCATGGGTGTTTTAAGCCCGAAACGCCGCAGTTGAAATATCTAATCCTACTACGTGTACAGACCCCCCCTCTAAATTAAGCcaccaagacagaaaaaaaaccttttttattttactgctttaGTGCATTTGGAGTATGTGCTACGTGTTTTGCGTAAAAGGCATTTAACCCTTAGAAAATTTACCAATTTCACCTTCTCCGCGGGACTTGGAATTGGACAAGTTGTTGCTGCTTTTTAGTCCCTTTTGAGAAGGAACCGGATTAGAGGTTGTGAACAAGTTGATATACCGCGCATAAACAAGATACTTTCTAAAAATATTAGTAGGTACATTTAAACTTGCTAGAACACCAAGTGATCTAAAATTAACGTGCAAATGTTAAGCTATTTACATACCTCCCCACTAAAATCATTGATTCAGCtcttttattgaaaaaattGGTGGCTCTTAAAAGAGCCTTTGGGTTAAAATTGACGGTCCGAGGCGCCCTACTTGGAGCTGGTGTACTTGGTGACGGCCTTGGTGCCCTCGGACACGGCGTGCTTGGCCAGCTCGCCGGGCAGCAGCAGGCGCACGGCCGTCTGGATCTCCCGCGAGGTGATGGTGGAGCGCTTGTTGTAGTGCGCCAGGCGCGAGGCCTCGCCCGCGATGCGCTCGAAGATGTCGTTGACGAAGGAGTTCATGATGCCCATGGCCTTGGACGAGATGCCCGTGTCGGGGTGCACCTGCTTCAGCACCTTGTACACGTAGATGGAGTAGCTCTCCTTGCGGCTCTTCTTGCGCTTCTTGTCGCCCTTCTTCTGCGTCTTGGTCACCGCCTTCTTGGAGCCCTTCTTGGGCGCGGGGGCGGACTTGGCCGGCTCGGGCATGGCTGCTCTCCCTGACTGCGCGGTCACAGCGATATGCCGGATAATGCGATTACTGCTGTATTTATAGGGCCCTTATGCAAATTGCTGGTATCAGAAAGCAGCACTTCCATTGGACAACTTCCGTAGTGACGTCATTCGCAGACCGAGGTGCTCTGCTATTGGT from Ammospiza nelsoni isolate bAmmNel1 chromosome 5, bAmmNel1.pri, whole genome shotgun sequence includes:
- the LOC132073759 gene encoding histone H2B 1/2/3/4/6 encodes the protein MPEPAKSAPAPKKGSKKAVTKTQKKGDKKRKKSRKESYSIYVYKVLKQVHPDTGISSKAMGIMNSFVNDIFERIAGEASRLAHYNKRSTITSREIQTAVRLLLPGELAKHAVSEGTKAVTKYTSSK